In Thermococcus gorgonarius, the genomic window TCTTCAAACTCAAAAAACCTCAGAATTGCATCGTAGAGGCGGTAGTTCATAACCCCGTGAAAGACATCGAAGAGCCAGAGTCTTCCGTCGTCCATGACCTCACCAAAGAGATAAGCTTCCTCTGGAAGCCGCTTCCTGACCTCGCGCCAGAGGTCTGGCGGAACGCCGTGTGCAACGTCCAGGCGCCAGCCGTCGGCACCCCTCTCAAGCCAGAACTGCATAACGTCTGCTATGAAATCCACAACCTCGAGGTTGTCGTGGTTTAGCCTCGGCATCAACCAGACCGAGAAAAAGCTTTCGTAGTTCCAATTCAAACTTTTCAGCGCTCTGTACTTCTCAACCCATGGCATATCTGAGTCAAGGACATCGAGGAACTCCTTTGGGACCACTGGAAAACCCGTTATCCGGTAAAAGTTCTTATACTCGCTCTTCTCTCCCTTTTTAACAACGTCTTGGAAGTATGGGTGGAAAAAGCTCGTGTGGTGGAAAACGCCGTCAAGGACGAGCTTTATGCCCCTCCCCTTGAGAGCTTTCACGAGCTCCTCGAAAGCCTCATCCCCTCCGAGTCTCTTGGCCACGTGGTAGTAGTCGGTGATATCATAGCCGTGGTAGGTCATGGACTCGAATACGGGCGTCAGGTAGAGAGCATTGACCCCTAAGTCCCCCAGGTGGTCTATGTGCTCAACAATCCCCTTCAAGTCGCCTCCATAGAAGAATTCACCTTTCAACGGCAGCGTCTTCTCCTGAATTCCAACCGCGAACCTGTCGGGCATTATCTGGTAGAAGACGCTCTTCAGTGGCCAGAGAGGGGCGTTGAGTTTCCGTGGAACGGCTTTAAAGGGGCCGAGTTTTTTCAAGCTTCCGGATGCTATTTCGACCAGGAAGGAGTACTCCAACTCCACCGGTTCTTTCCACAGAACCGCTTCATAGTACTCAAAAAGCTCGTCCTCAGCTTTTTTCCACATCTCGATTTCCTCTCCGTTAACAGTTAGTATCACTGACCTGACAACGCCACGTTTTCCACTCAATATGAAATGAGTCCTTCCTGCAAAGTGGTAGAAGTAGAGCAGGGCTGGAGAGTGGTAGATATCCTCGTCACCAGCTACCTCCGCCACACTTACTTTCCTCTCGAACTTGTACGCAGGACGGCGGTAGTTCTCCGTTCTTGGGTTCTCCAGGTCGAGCTCGAACCTCCCCCCAAGGGAAAAAGCGTACCTCCAGAGCCCCTCCGGAAGGAGAACCCTCACTGTCCAGCGGTTTCCGCTCCTCTTCATCCTAAATGAGCCCTCGTTAAAGGCATTGAAGTTTCCCAAAAGGTAGGCGTACTTCTCGTTACCCGCGGAAATCGAGAACTCTACCTCGGCAAGTCTCCCAAAATACGGATCCTTAACGAATCCGAAAACCTTATACACTCAAATCACCCTGTATCACTGTTGATGAATAAACTGATACCAGTGAACTTAAATGTCTTTGGGGGTTGAGTCATGAGGGAAGACGAGATAATTGAAAAGCTCCAGAGGCTGGGCTTAACCAAATACGAAAGTTTAGCTTACATAACACTCCTCAAGCTTGGGCCGAGCAAAGCGACTGACGTTACCAAAGAAAGCGGGATTCCCCATACCAGGGTTTACGACGTTTTAAGCTCACTTCACAGGAAGGGCTTCGTCGACGTCATGCAAGGGACACCAAGACTTTACAAACCGGTCAATCCTGAAGTTGTACTTGAGAAGATAAAGGAAGACCTCATTGAAGACATTGAGGTCCTGAAGAGAGCTTTTCTCGATCTCTATCGGGAGGCACACGGTGAAGAGTTGCCGGAGATATGGACGATTCAGGGTTTTGAGAACACAGTTGAGAGGGCAGAGCACATAATCAGAACAGCGAAGTATGAAGTTCTCATAAACACGCCCTTTGAGTTCCTGAAGCTTCTCCAAAGCGAAATTAAAAACAGAAAGGACGTGATCTTTGTTATCATAAGCAACTTCGGGGAAGAAATACCCGAATGGCTCAGGCAGGACAACATCATACTGGCAAAAAGCGGTGGGGCACCATGGCTGATGGCAAGCTGGATAATCGGCGACGTCAACTACGCTCTCTTCTTCGGTGCCCTGCCAAGGGACAGGAGAAGGGAGAAGTTCTACTCATTCTGGGCCAAGAGCCCGAGGATAATCCAGAACTACATGCACTGGTTCTACACCATCTACTTCGACAACAGCGAGGTCATAAAACCCCTAAACTATAACGGTCTCTCAAAGCCCCTCTCACTTGTAAACATAAGAACGCTGATAACGGTTCTCAAGTTTGCGGGTCTGCCAAGAAAAGCAGAAATAGTGGGAAGGTACATCGACACCAAAGAACCCGTGAACCTTGAAGGTAAAATCGTCGACTATGAATACACTCCCCTAACAGCCAACATAACCTTCAGGTACAACGGCAGCGAGCTCAAGGTTGGCGGAATAGGAAGCTACTTTGAAGATGTTGAGGGGGAGAAGTTCATACTGCTGGATTGAGATCTTTTTATTACATTTAAAACGCACCTACCCGATCAAGTCTCATAGGAGGACAAAAGCAACATCTCACTTCTTTTTGGCACCCATACATTGTACGAGAAGTAAATTAAAATGGACACCTTCCAGGATTGAGCTTTGATAGCTTCGTTGACACCATAGATGACAATCCACGAGAAGTATCCAACAACCGCAATCTATATATACTTTCAGTATACACACATTTCGAGGTGCTCCAAATGAAAGCACTGTCGAAGAGTGCCGTGTTGAGTGTGCTTTTGGTAGGTTTGGTTGTTTTTTCTGTTGTGGCCAGCGGGTGCATAGGCGGTGACGAGACAACCTCAGACACCACCAAACTCAGTGGGAAGATCGTGTTCGCCGTAGGAGGCGCCCCAAACGAGATTGAATACTGGAAAGGAGTAATAGCCGCCTTTGAGAAGAAGTACCCCGGTGTCACGGTGGAACTCAAAAGGCAGGCCACGGACACCGATCAGAGGAGGCTTGACCTCGTAAACTCCCTAAGAGCAAAGTCAAGCGATCCCGACGTCTTCTTGATGGACGTTGCGTGGCTCGGACAGTTCATAGCATCCGGCTGGCTTGAACCACTCGACTCATACGTCCAGAAGGATAACTACGACCTGAGCGTCTTCTTCCAGAGTGTTATAAACCTGGCCGACAAGCAGAACGGCAAGCTCTGGGCACTTCCCGTTTACGTTGACGCTGGTCTGTTATACTACAGGACGGATCTTCTCCAGAAGTACGGCTACAGCAACCCACCCGAGACCTGGGACCAGCTCGTTCAGATGGCCCAGAAGATCCAAGAAGGAGAAAGAGCCAGCAACCCCAACTTCTGGGGCTTTGTGTGGCAGGGCAAACAGTACGAGGGCCTCGTCTGTGACTTCGTCGAGTACGTCTACAGCAACGGCGGCGAGCTCGGGCACTTCGAGAACGGGAAGTGGGTTCCGACCTTGAA contains:
- a CDS encoding alpha amylase N-terminal ig-like domain-containing protein, with the protein product MYKVFGFVKDPYFGRLAEVEFSISAGNEKYAYLLGNFNAFNEGSFRMKRSGNRWTVRVLLPEGLWRYAFSLGGRFELDLENPRTENYRRPAYKFERKVSVAEVAGDEDIYHSPALLYFYHFAGRTHFILSGKRGVVRSVILTVNGEEIEMWKKAEDELFEYYEAVLWKEPVELEYSFLVEIASGSLKKLGPFKAVPRKLNAPLWPLKSVFYQIMPDRFAVGIQEKTLPLKGEFFYGGDLKGIVEHIDHLGDLGVNALYLTPVFESMTYHGYDITDYYHVAKRLGGDEAFEELVKALKGRGIKLVLDGVFHHTSFFHPYFQDVVKKGEKSEYKNFYRITGFPVVPKEFLDVLDSDMPWVEKYRALKSLNWNYESFFSVWLMPRLNHDNLEVVDFIADVMQFWLERGADGWRLDVAHGVPPDLWREVRKRLPEEAYLFGEVMDDGRLWLFDVFHGVMNYRLYDAILRFFEFEEINAEEFLNELNLLSAYYGPAEYFTYNFLDNHDTERFIDLVNGDGKRYLCALAFLMTYKGIPALFYGDEIGLKGSGEGMSSGRTLMPWKEELWDEETLQKVRKLINLRRSLAPLALGDLRVVVTGNRWFAYKRVLDNEEVFVVINCSGEDIKLSYRGKSLPRVPPTSALLVYKSIVEVV
- a CDS encoding ABC transporter substrate-binding protein — protein: MKALSKSAVLSVLLVGLVVFSVVASGCIGGDETTSDTTKLSGKIVFAVGGAPNEIEYWKGVIAAFEKKYPGVTVELKRQATDTDQRRLDLVNSLRAKSSDPDVFLMDVAWLGQFIASGWLEPLDSYVQKDNYDLSVFFQSVINLADKQNGKLWALPVYVDAGLLYYRTDLLQKYGYSNPPETWDQLVQMAQKIQEGERASNPNFWGFVWQGKQYEGLVCDFVEYVYSNGGELGHFENGKWVPTLNKPENVQALQFMVDLIHKYKISPPSTYTEMTEEPVRLTFQQGNAAFERNWPYAWGLHNANDSPVKGKVGIAPLPHFPGHKSAATLGGWHIGINKYSDNKELAWAFVKFVESYEQQKGFAINLGWNPGRTDVYNDPDVLKAAPHLKDLRNVFENAVPRPIVPYYPQLSQIIQKYVNAALAGTMSPQDALNQAQKEAENLVQQYS
- the trmBL1 gene encoding HTH-type sugar sensing transcriptional regulator TrmBL1; the protein is MREDEIIEKLQRLGLTKYESLAYITLLKLGPSKATDVTKESGIPHTRVYDVLSSLHRKGFVDVMQGTPRLYKPVNPEVVLEKIKEDLIEDIEVLKRAFLDLYREAHGEELPEIWTIQGFENTVERAEHIIRTAKYEVLINTPFEFLKLLQSEIKNRKDVIFVIISNFGEEIPEWLRQDNIILAKSGGAPWLMASWIIGDVNYALFFGALPRDRRREKFYSFWAKSPRIIQNYMHWFYTIYFDNSEVIKPLNYNGLSKPLSLVNIRTLITVLKFAGLPRKAEIVGRYIDTKEPVNLEGKIVDYEYTPLTANITFRYNGSELKVGGIGSYFEDVEGEKFILLD